One Tolypothrix bouteillei VB521301 DNA window includes the following coding sequences:
- a CDS encoding RNA-guided endonuclease InsQ/TnpB family protein — MQVSYQYKLRPRENQSKVMDSWLDMQRSLFNWFLADRIDGYYQTFVMGEYCDIRTRTEQCPLTCSLSKNSNLHNPWKNPDKNGVVKKRSASLMQDAYLAEMKQARPWYKTIHSNVLQMLVKRLECSMEGFFKHGRGFPSFKNRSNFRSFQYKPGDVKLDGNKIYLPLIGWMRFYNSRPIPQGFQIRTVTLRKKADGWYTSILIRDDSVPDYPTPKEVNTIVGVDMGLTKLVHCSDGSEFDNPRPSTSKKGKRTLKIRQRRLSRKKKGSANRKKEAQKLARLHKKRADKRSAYQWLVASKIVRKADAISVEDLNIKGMKARCKPKPDDVKQGRFLKNGQSAKRGLNRSISDASWGTLIEKIQYAAAKSGKSFFKVDPKNTSRTCSKCGVVDALSRFGEKFVCTSCGHEAHADKQAAVNIKTRAVQQNGLTIKKLKKVRRDSAEPKQLILFETPNPELTGIKRRHRASNGERGVPGNPPTSVQLSLWDNAEMAYSRESHPF, encoded by the coding sequence ATGCAAGTTAGTTACCAGTACAAATTGCGCCCTAGGGAAAATCAATCAAAAGTTATGGATTCGTGGTTGGATATGCAGCGTAGTTTGTTTAACTGGTTTCTGGCTGACCGTATTGACGGCTATTATCAAACCTTTGTTATGGGTGAGTATTGCGATATTAGAACAAGAACTGAGCAATGCCCATTAACTTGTTCGTTGAGCAAGAACTCAAATTTGCACAATCCTTGGAAAAACCCAGACAAAAACGGAGTAGTCAAAAAGCGTTCTGCAAGTTTAATGCAAGATGCTTATTTGGCAGAAATGAAGCAAGCTAGACCTTGGTATAAGACAATCCACTCAAACGTGTTGCAAATGCTGGTAAAGCGTCTTGAGTGTTCTATGGAAGGCTTCTTTAAACATGGTCGTGGGTTTCCTTCATTTAAGAACAGGTCTAACTTTCGCTCTTTCCAGTACAAGCCAGGTGACGTTAAGCTCGACGGGAATAAAATATATCTGCCATTAATAGGGTGGATGCGTTTTTATAATTCTCGTCCTATCCCACAAGGATTCCAGATCCGTACCGTAACACTGCGTAAAAAAGCAGATGGTTGGTACACGAGTATATTAATTAGAGATGATTCAGTTCCTGATTATCCAACCCCAAAAGAAGTTAATACTATTGTGGGAGTGGATATGGGATTGACTAAGCTTGTTCATTGCTCAGATGGTTCTGAGTTTGACAATCCTCGTCCTAGTACGTCCAAGAAAGGTAAACGCACTCTAAAAATCAGGCAGCGACGTTTATCTAGGAAAAAGAAAGGTAGCGCAAACCGCAAGAAAGAGGCGCAAAAACTGGCTCGACTCCACAAAAAACGCGCTGATAAACGTAGTGCCTACCAATGGCTAGTTGCCAGCAAGATAGTTAGAAAAGCTGACGCTATTAGCGTGGAAGATCTCAACATCAAAGGGATGAAAGCAAGGTGTAAGCCTAAGCCTGATGATGTTAAACAAGGTCGATTTCTCAAGAATGGTCAATCCGCTAAACGCGGTTTGAATCGTTCTATTTCAGATGCTTCATGGGGAACTTTGATAGAAAAAATTCAGTACGCGGCTGCGAAGTCGGGAAAAAGTTTTTTCAAGGTTGATCCAAAAAACACGAGCCGTACTTGTTCCAAGTGTGGTGTCGTTGATGCCTTGTCTCGCTTTGGAGAAAAGTTTGTTTGCACATCGTGCGGACATGAAGCGCACGCAGACAAACAAGCGGCAGTTAACATTAAAACCCGTGCTGTACAACAAAACGGGTTAACAATCAAGAAACTTAAAAAGGTACGCAGGGACTCTGCGGAACCCAAACAATTAATATTGTTTGAAACGCCCAACCCTGAATTAACAGGGATTAAAAGGAGACACCGTGCCAGCAATGGCGAGCGCGGTGTGCCTGGGAACCCGCCAACCTCAGTACAACTGAGTCTGTGGGATAACGCGGAAATGGCATATTCGCGTGAATCCCACCCCTTCTAG